One Aegilops tauschii subsp. strangulata cultivar AL8/78 chromosome 7, Aet v6.0, whole genome shotgun sequence genomic window carries:
- the LOC109779508 gene encoding uncharacterized protein produces MTQKSFTAASSPDVGEVATEEADDDDWTWIEPFNQRTRVFWHVADASYDIGVVDTNELTLVLSQSVASSGYTINSNPFADANPPNVNDIRNLNIYEWVPVRLSQTDSSYYAWKTYFSLVFREYHLIDHVDGSVDSNLIPDFHDWSTIDATLIRWFFLTISPDLFQTVVQDGQLLRRRLLSPPKTLADELRDIGAKIDDDLLLSTLTAGLNEDFGNAAANLTLIPEPSFTKFVAYLRLEERRMKQVKARAIHTALAAGTTSGCPRRPGRTSSAAPPGAVPATAAAATAASPVWASRHARATCRTASRRLARRPAAAAGTPRQQQQLQVPPPWAAGYNPWTGVVHAYTMPVPRAPASTLPVPRPPAHQAYYAAPQPCGGYPSPQLSGGYRFPMASPPPSPALPPAPWDPALLAVLHTAPTPNNYTGGGDWYMDTGATTHMFAHPGNLASFTPITTDRRIIVGDDSTLPITHVGHTSFPSNSMPLSLSNILVSPHLIKNLISVVCFTRENPVTVEFDELGFCVKDARTRMQFGAPARGASSDRDSGAHGPGAIGAPLPAAPAAPMPSVPCSLAALAPLAPTLPSTAASAPVA; encoded by the exons atGACCCAAAAGAGCTTTACCGCGGCCTCTTCGCCCGACGTTGGCGAGGTCGCcaccgaggaagctgacgacgaTGACTGGACCTGGATTGAGCCTTTCAATCAGCGGACTAGAGTATTCTGGCATGTCGCGGACGCCAGCTACGACATCGGGGTCGTCGACACCAACGAATTGACGCTGGTTTTGTCACAG TCCGTCGCCTCGTCCGGCTACACCATCAACTCCAACCCGTTCGCCGACGCCAACCCTCCCAACGTCAACGACATCCGCAACCTCAACATCTACGAGTGGGTTCCGGTTCGCCTCTCCCAGACGGACTCCTCCTACTACGCGTGGAAGACGTACTTCTCCCTCGTGTTCCGGGAGTACCACCTCATCGACCATGTGGACGGCTCCGTCGACTCCAATCTCATCCCCGACTTCCATGACTGGTCCACTATCGACGCCACGCTCATCCGATGGTTCTTCCTCACCATCTCGCCGGACCTGTTTCAGACGGTCGTGCAGGACG GACAACTCCTCCGTCGACGACTATTGTCGCCGCCCAAGACTCTCGCTGATGAGCTCCGCGATATTGGCGCGAAGATTGATGATGATCTCCTCCTCAGCACGCTCACTGCTGGTCTCAATGAGGACTTCGGCAACGCCGCGGCGAACCTCACCCTCATCCCCGAGCCCTCCTTCACCAAGTTCGTTGCGTACCTCCGGCTAGAGGAGCGGCGGATGAAGCAGGTGAAGGCGCGGGCCATCCACACTGCTCTCGCCGCTGGCACCACCAGCGGctgcccccgccgccccggccgcaCCTCCTCAGCCGCGCCCCCAGGCGCCGTACCCGCCACCGCAGCAGCCGCCACCGCTGCCTCTCCCGTATGGGCCTCCCGCCACGCCCGCGCCACCTGTCGAACGGCCTCGCGGAGGCTGGCGCGGCGGCCAGCAGCAGCCGCCGGCACGCCTcgtcagcagcagcagctccaggTGCCCCCTCCATGGGCTGCCGGGTACAACCCATGGACCGGTGTCGTTCATGCGTACACCATGCCGGTCCCACGGGCCCCTGCATCGACCCTTCCCGTGCCACGTCCGCCGGCGCATCAGGCGTACTATGCGGCTCCGCAACCCTGTGGAGGGTACCCATCGCCGCAGCTGAGCGGCGGCTACCGCTTCCCGATGGCGTCTCCGCCACCTTCGCCGGCACTGCCACCGGCGCCTTGGGATCCAGCGCTTCTCGCCGTGCTGCACACCGCCCCTACGCCGAACAACTACACTGGAGGCGGtgattggtacatggacaccggGGCCACGACTCACATGTTTGCTCATCCTGGTAATCTTGCCTCCTTCACTCCCATCACCACCGACCGCCGCATCATTGTCGGCGACGATTCCACCCTTCCCATTACACACGTCGGGCACACTTCTTTTCCTTCTAATTCCATGCCTTTATCTCTGTCTAACATACTTGTGTCTCCTCATCTTATTAAGAATCTTATTTCCGTTGTTTGTTTCACTCGTGAAAATCCTGTCACTGTTGAATTTGATGAGCTTGGTTTTTGTGTTAAGGACGCTCGAACCAGGATG CAG TTCGGCGCCCCCGCCCGCGGCGCCTCCTCCGACCGCGACTCTGGTGCCCATGGCCCCGGCGCCATCGGTGCCCCTTTGCCCGCGGCTCCCGCGGCCCCGATGCCTTCGGTGCCATGTTCGCTGGCAGCCCTGGCGCCCCTGGCCCCGACGCTTCCTTCGACCGCGGCCTCGGCGCCCGTGGCTTAG